The following is a genomic window from Flavobacterium sp..
CGAAGTTTTAAACCAACTTTCTAAAGAAATATTGGCTGGTAAAGTTACGGTTGATAGCATTATTTTGTTAGACAGTTTTGATGGACAATTAGTTTTTAGAAATGAAAGTGAATTGGTTAAGTAAAACCAATTAATAGAAATACCCTCAAATTCATGGGTTAATAATGAGTTTGTTTTAGTTTGGGAAACACCGATTTAGAATTGAATCGGTGTTTCTTTTTCTATTTTTAACCAATTATTTTCTATTTTTGAAACAAATGAAACCAAATGGAAAACTTTACTCTGAAAGAAAAACTACAACATTTATTATCTTTTCCTGTAATTGTAGCTGCTCTAGGCTATTTTGTTGATATTTACGACTTACTTCTTTTCGGGATTGTTCGTGTTCCTAGCTTAAAAGATATGAACTTAGATGTCGATACTGCTGGGACACTAATCTTAAATTATCAAATGGTAGGTTTACTTTTAGGAGGAATTCTGTGGGGTATTTTAGGTGATAAAAAAGGAAGACTTTCGGTTTTATTTGGTTCCATTTTAGTGTATTCTTTGGCTAACATTGCTTGTGGTTATTTACCTCACTTTTCAGTAGAAGATAAAACCATGTTGTATGCTTGGTTGAGATTCATTGCTGGAATTGGTTTAGCTGGTGAACTCGGAGCCGGAATTACTTTAGTCTCTGAATCATTACCCAAACAATTACGAGCTATTGGAACTTCCATCGTAGCTGGTTTTGGCTTACTTGGAGCCGTTGTAGCACAATTAACAGTTGAATTAGCGGGCGATTGGACAATTGCTTATTATATTGGCGGTGCTTTAGGATTAATGCTTTTAGCATTAAGAATCAGTGTAGCAGAATCAGGTATTTACAACGATATCAAACACGATAATAAGATCAAAAAAGGGAATTTCTTTTCGTTTTTTACCAATTGGAATCGTTTTGTTAAATATATGAAATGTATAGCTATTGGTTTACCAACTTGGTTTTGTATTGGAATTTTAGCGGTTATGGCCAATCAATTTGCACCTGTAATGGGTATTGACAATATTCAACCCGGAAAAGCGATAATGTGGGCATATGTTGGAATCTCGGTTGGTGATTTTGCTAGTGGTTTCATCTCTCATTGGTTACATTCACGCAAAAAAGCGATTTTCTATATGATGTTGTTCACTATCATTGGAGCCTGTTTAATGCTTTTTAGAGGAAATAAATCAGAAAACATGTATTACTTTTATTGCGCTTGGTTAGGATTAGGAACGGGTTATTGGGCGATGTTTGTAACCGTTGGAGCTGAGCAATTTGGCACTAATATTAGAAGTACGGCTACCACCACTATTCCTAATATGGTTCGCGGATTAGTTCCAGTAATGTTATTGGCATTTGACGGATTAAAAGTAAATAATGGCGTGATTGTTGCCGCTTCAATTGTAGGTTTCTTTGCTTTTGCACTAGGCATCTACTCTACTCTAACTATTGCTGAAACACATAATAAGGATTTAGACTTTAACGAATAAATTAAATGAAAAAAATACAACTCTATTCTCTATTATTCTTTATTGGATTGCTAATTTCAGGAATTCATCCAAAAGAATATTTTACTTGGTTTTTAGAAGTTTTACCCGCAATTATAGGTTTCATGATTTTGGCTTTTACCTATAAAAATTTTCGATTTACGAATTTTACATATTTCTTTATTTTAATTCATTGCTACATCTTATTCCTTGGCGGACATTACACCTATGCCGAAGTACCTCCGTTTGAATGGATAAAAGAAACGTTTCATCAAACTCGAAACAACTATGATAAAGTCGGACATTTTGCACAAGGTTTTATTCCAGCCATGATTACACGAGAATTATTTATTCGCAAAAATGTAATTGCTAATCAAAGTTTCTTTAACTTCGTTATTGTTGCTGTCTGTTTGGCAATTAGTGCGGCCTATGAATGGTTAGAATGGGGCGTTTCACTTTGCACTGGAGATGGTGGCGATGCTTTTTTAGGAACGCAAGGCTACGTTTGGGATACGCAATCAGATATGTTATACGCAACAATAGGCGCTATTTGTATGTTAATTTTATTTAGTAAGAAACACGACAAAGCAATTCAAAAGCAAATTAAATCTCAATAACAAGATTCAAATTATAAAAAAAAAATGCTACAACTTAACTTCTCACCTTTTCCTATACTTGAATCTGAACGTTTACGTTTTCGAAAATTAACCCATGAAGATGCTCCTGAAATTATAGTGCTTCGAGGGAATCCTGAAACTATGAAATTTATTCCAAGACCTTTGGTTGTAGATATTGAAGGTGCTTTGGCGCACATTAAAATGATTAACGACAAAATAGACGAAAATTTAGATATCAATTGGGCAGTAACCGAAAAAGGAAGTGATAAATGCATCGGAATTATGGGCTTTTATAGAACACAACCTGATCATTTTAGAACTGAGTTAGGCTATATGATTACATCCGAGCATTGGGGAAAAGGGTATGTTACCGAAGCGGTGAAAACATTATTAAATTTTGCTTTCAATACCTTGAATTTTCATTCTATTGTTGCAGTTGTAGATTCAAGACATGTTGCCTCGGAACGTGTTTTACAAAAAGTTGGCTTTGTAAAAGAAGCTCATTTTAAAGAAGATTTTTACTATAATAACGAATTTACCGATACCGTAATGTATGGTTTACTAAAACGAAATTTTATAAAATAAAATATATGACCGAATTTGAAAAACAATTCCGCGAGGTGCAAGAACTTCTCGAATTTAACTACTTCAATCAAACCATAAAACGAGTAATCGATTTTGCTTTAGATACGGAAAACATTGATTTTTACACTAAAACCAATGAATTTTTAAATTGGTTAGACCATAATGAAAAAGAAGACGACGATAAAAAAACACGCTTAAAATCCTTGTTAGATGAACTTTACGCGTTTTTAAATAAAAAAGAATGCCATGATCATCAAACAATTATTTCAGTTAAAAATCTACAAAAAATTTACAATGCTTCTTTTGGATTAGGTCCGATTAACTTAGATATTAAAACAGGTGAAATCATTGGTTTGGTTGGCGAAAATGGAAACGGAAAAACTACTTTACTTCGTAGCTTATGTGGTGAATTGCATCCAACTTCTGGAACCATAAATTACCAATTTGAATACGATGATTTGTATGATTTGCGAACAAAATTAGTCTACATTCCACAACGAACTGATACTTGGCGTGGTTCTATGTACGAAAATTTAGAATTCACCGCAAGTTGCTACGGCTATTCGCCAGAAGAAAATAATTTGGTAGTCGATTTAGTCATCACGCGTTTAGGATTGCGAAAATTTAGAAAGCATTACTGGAACAATTTGTCTTCTGGTTACAAAATGCGTTTCGAATTAGCTCGAATGTTACTCCGAAAACCAAAAATTTTATTGATTGACGAACCTTTGGCTAACTTAGATATTTTAGCACAACAAACCATTTTAGACGATTTTAGAAATATTGCTAATTCAGCTTTTAGACCAATTGCCATTGTGTTGAGTTCGCAACAATTATATGAAGTGGAAAAAACTTCAAATCAAGTGGTTTTCTTAAAACGTGGTTCGCAAAAGAATTTGAATACCGAAAATGATGTAGCAAAAAATTGCATTATCGAATTCGAAAGTTCATTGAATTTAAGCGATTTAAAACAAGCTTTTACCGCTTTAGAAGTAATTTCTTTGGAACAAAATGGTGGAACTTTTATTGCAACTTTTCCAGAAAATATTCAAATGAACGATTTCTTGAAAGTGGTTATAAACCAATCGATTCCAATGACTTATATTCGAAATATTTCAAATTCAACACGTCGCTTTTTTGTGAACTAAAAAAATAAAATCATGTTTAAAGATATACAGAAAAAATTATTATTAAAATATCCATTGCTTTGGAACACCAAATTTGTTCCTATGGTTGCCATTGGATTACTACTCCACCTCATCTTTTTTGGTTTAGGCTATTTAGATGGAACCATCGATTTTTCGAACAGAAATAATTTAGATATTGAAGTAACTTGCATACTATTTGGTGTTTTGCTTGTTATAATTATAATTATTTTATGGCTGATTAACTATTTTAAAAACAATTCATTGAAATCGTTTTACAGTAAATCAAAATATAGTTTGTTTTACGAATGGTTGCAAATATTTGTTGTTAGTGCATTATTAATTACATTCTATATACCATTTTCTGTTGGGAAACAATTGCATCAAAAAAATTATTATTCGCTTGAAGAAACAACCAATCGTTGCAAAACTATTGCTACCGCCGATATGTTTATAGATGGAAGTTTTGGTGAAACACAAATAGATTCATTAGCCTCTGGATTAATTGATAGTTTAGGGAATAAAGTGACACTTAATTATAATCCCGAAGATGCAAATACTGCGGCATATTCCACTGAACAAGAAAGTTTAGCAGTTGAGGCGGTTTCTGGATACACTTATAAAAACCACATCATCTTTAACGGAAAAAAATACAACCAATTTTCATTAGTTAATCGTAATACATTTGAATTCACTGTGATTTCAAGAGAACAAGATTCGTTAAATAAAATTCAAATTCAAAATTGGTTACATCAGGACAATCAGGCTGAAGTTAAAAAATTAATGGACAATTACTTAAGCCTGATTAGAGAACATGATTTAGCCACTAATTTAAATATGGATAAATGGTTTGAAATTGTTTACAAAGCTCCAGAATTTGATGAATTTTTATACATTCAACCTTATTTAAAACAATATGAAACTGATAATTCCTATAATAATTATGACTATGCAACAAAAATTGGCAATGGCGAACGTAAGTATTCGAAGTATTTTGTACAACAGGATGTACTAAAAGACAAATATGACATGGTTTCAGAAGCACACACAGATTCCTTTTTCAAAATTGAAATTATTTTAGGATTTTTATATGGCGCCTTTGGATTGTCTATTTTGATTTTTTCTTTTCGTGTTACAACTGGAAAAAGTTGGTTGATTGCAGTTGTTACAACTGGTGTTATTAACATTGTTTACGGTATTTTAACAGCAATTACAGGCGTAGGAGATATGTATGCTTATTTAATTTTATTTACTATTCTAGGGATAATGTTTTATTTCTTCTTAATATATTTCAACAAAAAGAATTTACAACTCAGTAGAATTGCATTGAATTTATTTTTATGGTCTTTCATAGGAATTATTCCATTAATTTATTTCTTAATTCAAGAACATTACTTAAGAGGTGAACATAGATACAATTATAACTACACATCACCAGAATATGAATGGATGAAAGATCATGTATTTCATATGTTTTGTCTAAACTTTATTTTATCAATCCTAACACTTTTCTTTTTATCCAAAGTAATAAGAACTTGGAAAGGAATTTCAGAAGATTAATTATGATAATTACACTTTCAAATACTAAAATTTCGGCATCAATTGATTCTCTTGGTGCCGAATTAATTCGTTTAGAAAAAGAGCACCAAAATTATATTTGGACGGTTGATGAAACCCATTGGAATAAAACGTCACCCATTTTATTTCCTATTGTAGGAAGATTAAAAAATGATGCTTACACCATTGCTGATAAAACTTATGAATTACCACGACACGGCTTCGCAAGAAATTTCGAATTTCAAATTCTGAATCAAACCGAAAATTCTGTTGTTTTTGTCTTAGAAAGTAATTCCGAAACTTTGAAAAATTATCCGTTTGAGTTTCAATTACAATTGGAATATGAATTAGACGGAAATGAATTAAAAATGAAATATTCTGTTGAAAATAAATCGAATGTAACTATGCCGTTTTCCATTGGAGCACATCCTGCATTTACCATTGAAGATTCATTTTCAGATTATTCCTTACAATTTAATGAAGCAGAAGAATTTGTATCCTATGAATTAGAAAATGAACAGTTTAACAATTCATACAGAAAAATACATTCTGAAAACGGACAAATTAATTTAGATTATTCGTATTTTGAGAAAGACGCTTTGGTTTTTAAACATTTGAAATCCAACAACCTAACTCTTTTAAAAAAGAACCAACCTTTTCTTTCTGTTAATTTTAAAGGATTTCCTTATTTAGGGATTTGGACAAAACCAAATGCGCCATTTTTGTGCATTGAACCTTGGTGTGGTTTAGCCGATAATTCAAATCACAATGGAAATTTTATGGAAAAAGAAGGTATTCAGTTGTTAGAAAAAAATGGTGTTTTTCAAAGAGAAATTATAATAAGTCTTTTATAACAATCCATTATACTTTCTAACAAACCATTCGGTAGCTAGAGAAAGTACAACTAAAACAAGTAACCAAATCCAATCGATAAGTGGAGTCTTTTTAATGGTTTCTTTTTGTGTTGGAATGTAATTTTCGTTTTCAATTAACGATTGAATTAATTTCTCTATTTGATTTGGATAAAAAACAGCTCCGTTGGTATTGGATGCCAATTGTTCTAATCTATTCTTATCTGGATTTACGAATTGCTTTTCAATTTCAAAATCTAACACTTCAAAAAATCCAGAAAAACTTGAATTCGATTGTTTTTCAGTCACCTTAAAAGTATAATTTCCAGCTTCTAATCCGTCTAAATTAACTTTAAATGAATTTGTAGCTTTGAGTAAATCGTATTTCTTAGCAGCTTTTGTTTTAGAATTTATAACTTGAATTGTTAGTTGAGCTTTATCGTCAAACTCATAGTTTTTATTGAAATATTCGGCTATAATTTCAATATTTTCGCCCGAATTGTAAAAACTTTCGTATGATACATTCAAGTTTTTCTTTGAAGCGTTTGTTACTAAAAACTGAATAATTTTATCAGTAAACAAATCAAAATCTTCAAAAGACTTTTTATTTAATTTGTTTTCCAAGCGCCATTTCCAGATGTTTTCACCTAATAAATAAGCATTTCTTTTGCTTCCATTTTCAGTAAAAGTTAACAATGGATTTGGTAATTGTACATTTCGAATTCTAGCAGAAAGTAAGGTATTTACGTTACTTTTTATTGAAATTGCACCAAAATTATGTTCCAAAGGAGGAAAATTTTCAAAACCAATATTAGCTTGCGAAAACAAATTAAAGTTCGATTCATAAGTAGCCAAATAATCTTCTTTTTGTGCCGACATTTTAAATAACAAATCGCTTTGGACTTGGTTTAAAAAATTAAAATCGGTTGCAGTTCCTGTGATGACAAAAGTGTTAATCTGGGCTGCTTTATTTTGTTCAAAAATAGCTTTAAAAGAAGTGGTTGGCTGATATAAAACCAAAATATTATAATTCTGTAATGACTTTACTTCATCTGGTTTTAGGATGGAAACTTTGCGTTGTTGATTAGTTTCGATACTTCGCTTTAAAACACCTAAATCTGGATGATTTATTGCGGAAATTAAAGCAATTTCACTACGTTGATCAATAACTTCTACTGCAAAATTTTTGGTGTTATTAACCGTGTTTTTCTCTTTTATATTGGAAGAAATTAAGGCTTTATATTTTGCAATCCCAACTTTGTCTGCATTTAACAAAATAGAAATAGACTGTGCTCTTTTATCTTTCGAAAAACTAACAGTTTGTTTATAAATGGTTTGATTACCATTCTGAATAGCGAAAGTTGTTGAAATAGTTTGATTGCCATTGTATTGCAAGAATACTTCAACTGGAAATTTATTCTTTAAAAACGCGTATTTATTAACGTTAATTTGATTGATTTTTAAATCGAAAACCGTAGTGGTATCCCCTAAAACAACGGGTAAGACACTTGTATTTTCCTGAAAGCTGAACACATAATCATTTCCCATGGTTTGGTTTCCATCAGTAAATAAAACTACAGGATAATTTGTGTTTCTGTATAACTGTTTTAAATTTTTAGCAACACCATCAATATGCGATTGATTTCCTTTAAAATCTAATTGTTCGAGTGACTTAAATTCATCATCAAATGAAAATAATTGCATATCGTATTTTTCGGCAATCGCATTGTTTTCAACAATTTTAAGATATAATTCAGCTGCTTCTTTAATTGCTTTTAATTCGGTAATTGATTTGGAATTATCCACAACAATAGGCAAAGGTGCTTTCTTGATTTCGTTGATTTTTCGGCTAATAATTGGGTTGATTAGCAATAAAAAGATAGAAAACAGACTAACAAAACGTAAAAAAGCCAAAAACCAATACAATTTTGACTGATTTTTGACTTTATATAAATATTGATAAAACGACAATCCAGCAGCAATAATTACTGATAATAATAGAAATAAAATGGTAGTTGTCGTCATTTTTTTATGAATTGTTAAAAGTAATTATATTTTTATGTCAGCATTCCTCCATCAACATTAATAACTTGACCCGTTACATAAGCACTCATGTCAGAAGCTAAGAAAACACAAACGTTTGCTACATCCTCTGGAGTTCCACCCCTTTTTAAAGGAATAGCTTCTCTCCAGCCTTTTACTACATCTTCATTCAATTTAGCAGTCATTTCTGTTTCAATAAAACCTGGAGCTATTGCGTTGCAACGAATATTTCTTGAACCTAATTCTAAGGCAATAGATTTTGTAAATCCGTTCATACCAGCTTTAGAAGCAGCATAATTAGCTTGACCAGCATTTCCTTTTACTCCTACTACACTACTCATATTTACGATAGAACCTTTACGGTTTTTCAACATAATTTTTTGAACAGCCTTAGTCATATTAAAAACTGACTTTAAGTTGATTTCGATTACTTTGTCAAAATCTTCTTCCGACATACGCATTAATAAGTTATCTTTTGTAATTCCCGCATTATTGATTAACACATCAATAGTTCCAAATTCAGCAATTACATCATCTATTAATTTTTGTGCTTCATTAAAATCGGCAGCGTTTGATTTGTATCCTTTAGCTTTAATTCCTAAAGCGTTTAATTCATTTTCTAAAGCCAAAGCCGATTCTACAGATGAACTATAGGTAAATGCAACATTAGCTCCTTGTTCTGCAAAAATTTTTGCTATCCCACTACCAATTCCACGGCTTGCACCTGTAATAATGGCAACTTTTCCTTCTAATAATTTCATGTTCAATATTCGTGTTAGTTTATTTAAAATAAAGTCCAAATATAGGAATATTTTAAAGTATAAAAAAAACATGCTCTTACATTAAACCTTTTTTATTTTATGTTGTCTAAAGAAATAATAACTTAAATACTAAGCATATGAAAAATCAAATTATGGTCAGTTTATTGACTATATTCGGATTGACTTCTTGTAGTAACAATTCAGATGACAATTACGAAGATATCGCTACTTATCCGTTTGTAGAAGCTGAATTTGGCTCGTCTTTAGATTTAAATAATTTAGCAAATTATGCGAATCAAACAGTTCCACCCTATATCACTAAAAACAATTCCCAAGGAAATTCAATTACTGATAAAGGGGCTACTTTAGGACGCGTTTTATTTTATGATAAAAATTTATCATCCAATAATACTATTTCGTGTTCAAGTTGTCACAAGCAAGAATTTGCATTTAGTGATACCAATGTGGCAAGTTCAGGTGTTAATGGAACAACTGGAAGGCATTCGATGCGTTTAATTAATTCTAGATTTGCTACAGAAACTAAATTCTTTTGGAATGAACGCGCTTTAAATTTAGAAACGCAAACTACCATGCCTATTAAAGATCATGGAGAAATGGGCTTTAGTGGATTAAATGGTGATTTGACCTTTGATAATTTAATTACTAGATTAAATGGAATTGGGTATTACAAAGAACTTTTCAAGTTTGTTTATGGATCAGAAGAAATTACAGAGGTAAAAATTCAAAGTGCATTAGCACAGTTTATTAGAAGCATTCAATCTTTTGATTCAAAATACGATGCAGGAAGAGCATTAGCTAATAATGACGGACAACCTTTCTCAAATTTCACAGCACAAGAAAACCAAGGTAAAAATTTATTTTTATCGCCTCCTGTTTTTAATACTAGTGGCGTAAGAACTTCTGGAGGTTTGGGTTGTGCTGGTTGTCATAGAGCTCCTGAGTTTGACATAGATCCAAATACTCTAAACAATGGAATTATTGGTACAATTGCAAGAACTGGAATAGATACTGGAAATACAAGAGCTCCTTCTTTAAGGAATTTAGTTAGAACAGATGGAACTCAAAACGGACCAATGATGCATACTGGAGTAATATCAGATTTACAGACTGCTATTGGACATTATGGGACGATAAACTTAGCGCCAGGAAATAACAATTTAGACCCAAGATTAACCCCAGGTGGTGTTGGACAACAA
Proteins encoded in this region:
- a CDS encoding MFS transporter; translation: MENFTLKEKLQHLLSFPVIVAALGYFVDIYDLLLFGIVRVPSLKDMNLDVDTAGTLILNYQMVGLLLGGILWGILGDKKGRLSVLFGSILVYSLANIACGYLPHFSVEDKTMLYAWLRFIAGIGLAGELGAGITLVSESLPKQLRAIGTSIVAGFGLLGAVVAQLTVELAGDWTIAYYIGGALGLMLLALRISVAESGIYNDIKHDNKIKKGNFFSFFTNWNRFVKYMKCIAIGLPTWFCIGILAVMANQFAPVMGIDNIQPGKAIMWAYVGISVGDFASGFISHWLHSRKKAIFYMMLFTIIGACLMLFRGNKSENMYYFYCAWLGLGTGYWAMFVTVGAEQFGTNIRSTATTTIPNMVRGLVPVMLLAFDGLKVNNGVIVAASIVGFFAFALGIYSTLTIAETHNKDLDFNE
- a CDS encoding DUF2238 domain-containing protein → MKKIQLYSLLFFIGLLISGIHPKEYFTWFLEVLPAIIGFMILAFTYKNFRFTNFTYFFILIHCYILFLGGHYTYAEVPPFEWIKETFHQTRNNYDKVGHFAQGFIPAMITRELFIRKNVIANQSFFNFVIVAVCLAISAAYEWLEWGVSLCTGDGGDAFLGTQGYVWDTQSDMLYATIGAICMLILFSKKHDKAIQKQIKSQ
- a CDS encoding GNAT family N-acetyltransferase, which produces MLQLNFSPFPILESERLRFRKLTHEDAPEIIVLRGNPETMKFIPRPLVVDIEGALAHIKMINDKIDENLDINWAVTEKGSDKCIGIMGFYRTQPDHFRTELGYMITSEHWGKGYVTEAVKTLLNFAFNTLNFHSIVAVVDSRHVASERVLQKVGFVKEAHFKEDFYYNNEFTDTVMYGLLKRNFIK
- a CDS encoding ABC transporter ATP-binding protein: MTEFEKQFREVQELLEFNYFNQTIKRVIDFALDTENIDFYTKTNEFLNWLDHNEKEDDDKKTRLKSLLDELYAFLNKKECHDHQTIISVKNLQKIYNASFGLGPINLDIKTGEIIGLVGENGNGKTTLLRSLCGELHPTSGTINYQFEYDDLYDLRTKLVYIPQRTDTWRGSMYENLEFTASCYGYSPEENNLVVDLVITRLGLRKFRKHYWNNLSSGYKMRFELARMLLRKPKILLIDEPLANLDILAQQTILDDFRNIANSAFRPIAIVLSSQQLYEVEKTSNQVVFLKRGSQKNLNTENDVAKNCIIEFESSLNLSDLKQAFTALEVISLEQNGGTFIATFPENIQMNDFLKVVINQSIPMTYIRNISNSTRRFFVN
- a CDS encoding aldose 1-epimerase family protein; translation: MIITLSNTKISASIDSLGAELIRLEKEHQNYIWTVDETHWNKTSPILFPIVGRLKNDAYTIADKTYELPRHGFARNFEFQILNQTENSVVFVLESNSETLKNYPFEFQLQLEYELDGNELKMKYSVENKSNVTMPFSIGAHPAFTIEDSFSDYSLQFNEAEEFVSYELENEQFNNSYRKIHSENGQINLDYSYFEKDALVFKHLKSNNLTLLKKNQPFLSVNFKGFPYLGIWTKPNAPFLCIEPWCGLADNSNHNGNFMEKEGIQLLEKNGVFQREIIISLL
- the fabG gene encoding 3-oxoacyl-[acyl-carrier-protein] reductase — protein: MKLLEGKVAIITGASRGIGSGIAKIFAEQGANVAFTYSSSVESALALENELNALGIKAKGYKSNAADFNEAQKLIDDVIAEFGTIDVLINNAGITKDNLLMRMSEEDFDKVIEINLKSVFNMTKAVQKIMLKNRKGSIVNMSSVVGVKGNAGQANYAASKAGMNGFTKSIALELGSRNIRCNAIAPGFIETEMTAKLNEDVVKGWREAIPLKRGGTPEDVANVCVFLASDMSAYVTGQVINVDGGMLT
- a CDS encoding cytochrome-c peroxidase encodes the protein MKNQIMVSLLTIFGLTSCSNNSDDNYEDIATYPFVEAEFGSSLDLNNLANYANQTVPPYITKNNSQGNSITDKGATLGRVLFYDKNLSSNNTISCSSCHKQEFAFSDTNVASSGVNGTTGRHSMRLINSRFATETKFFWNERALNLETQTTMPIKDHGEMGFSGLNGDLTFDNLITRLNGIGYYKELFKFVYGSEEITEVKIQSALAQFIRSIQSFDSKYDAGRALANNDGQPFSNFTAQENQGKNLFLSPPVFNTSGVRTSGGLGCAGCHRAPEFDIDPNTLNNGIIGTIARTGIDTGNTRAPSLRNLVRTDGTQNGPMMHTGVISDLQTAIGHYGTINLAPGNNNLDPRLTPGGVGQQLNLTATEVNAVIAFLKTLSGTDVYINEKWSNPFN